In Haliscomenobacter hydrossis DSM 1100, the DNA window GTATCTGTACGTATGTATTTCTTTCTGCTACAAGTATAGCATTTTTTTCCCTCCTTTAAAATCTAAATGGGAACACGGATGACGCGGATTTGGCGGATGCCCACGGATTTAATCCGCGAAAATCCGCTCAACCCGCGTCATCCGCGTTCCCATTATTGTCGCTTTAGCTTTACATCCTGCACACCTTAGCTTCTCGAAAGTCTGAAACTTTCGAGAAGGGGTATTAGATGCTCGTATGTATGGCGACTCAAGGCGCCAACAACTCCTTCACCCAGCCCACATTTTCCAGCCGATACTGCACCCGGTCGTGCAACCTGCTCCTTCTCCCCTGCCAAAACTCCACCAAATCTGGCCGCACCAAATACCCGCCCCAGTGAGGTGGCAAGGGCAACACCTCCTCGTTGGCGTATTGTTGTTCCAGGCGTTCCATTTCAGCATCTAGGATGGCGCGGTCGGTGATGATGGTGCTTTGAGGGGAAGCCCAGGCACCAATCTGGCTCTGCTTGGGGCGACTTTGGAAGTATTCCCGTGAGGTTTCGGCGCTCACCTTTTCAATCCTGCCCTCGATGCGCACCTGGCGCTCCAGTTCCAGCCAAACAAAACACAGAGCGGCATAGGGATAATCCAGCAATTCCTGGGCTTTGGCGCTGTTGTAATTGGTGTAAAACACAAAACCTTCGTGGTCAAAACCCTTTAGCAGAACTACCCGAGCACGTGGGCGCCCTTCCGCGTTGATGGTGGCCAGGGTAAAGGCATTCGGTTCTTTGACCTCGGCATTCAGCGCCTCTTCAAACCAGTGCGCAAATTGATCGATGGGATTGGACCGGGTATCGGCAATGTCCAGGGTGGCTGCGCTGTAATCTTGCCGCAAATGGGCTATATTCTTGATCATGATGAAAAATTTGTCGAATAAATAACCCCCGAAATGATCGGGGGCATGAAAAAACAAAAACTATGAACAAAAATCTTTTGGCGAAAAAAAGGTTCAAGTATCCGTGAAAAGAACTTGATTTCAGGTGGTGAAAGGGAAGCAGTTATGCCCTAAGAAGTGGCCACAGGCATAACCCCGCCTGTGGCGGGATTTGTTTTTTTACCACGAAGACACGAAGACACCAAGGCGCTAAGCACTAAAATGTCGTCGCTTTCTTTGTGTCTTCGCGTCTTCGTGGTAAAAAAATCCACCGCAGGTGGTGCATTAGTCAGGTAAAAATACAAAATCTGTCGTTTTTACAAGTCCTCTTTTTTAGCATGATTTTTTGCCAAAAACGTTGCCCATTCCTCCGGCGTATCAATGTCCAACGCGCCTGCGGCAAAATCTACGATGGCGGCCTGATCCACGTGTTTTTGAATCACCGATTTTGCCCCTTGTGCGCCATGCAAAGCCAATAAATCAGCAAAAAGAGATTGATCAAATAAGGCCGGAACGCCCGTAGTGTTTGCGTAGCGAGAAACCACCATCGGGCATGTACCATTGTTAGTGGCGTTGACCAAAGTCAACAGGTGCGCGCTGTCCAGCAGCGGTTGGTCACCCACCAAAATCAAGACCTGTTGCAGGGCGGGTGCCTGTTGCAGCAAATGCGCCAAACCCGTAGCGATGGAACCACCCATACCGGTAGCCCAATCGGGATTGTAAACACGCAGTACCTCCAGCCCCTGCAAGCTCGGTTCAATTTGCTCCCGGTTGGCACCCAGTACCACCACCACTGGCCGATAAGGTGTACTCAAGGCGATGCGTACTGCCCTTTGCAACAAACTTTCCTCCCCAACTTGCAACAACTGTTTGGGTTGTCCCATGCGGGTTGAGGCTCCTGCGGCGAGGATGACGATTCCCGTGCTTGGGTAAGCTGCATGGTCTTTTTTCATAAGCATTAATAATATGTACCTGCTTTAGAATGTATTGGGCCTTTTTTGCGTTATTTGGGTGAAATTATTAATCCTGCTCCATATGTTGCGTTTTTTCATCCTCTCACTGGGTTTGAGTTTTTGTTTGGTTCAAGCCATTGATGCCCAAGATCCGGCCTTGCGTTATGAAGATTACATCTACCAGACCAACATCCGTTCGGTAAAATTGACCCAAAAGGGGCTGTATCTTAGCCAGCCCATCTTGACTTTGGATGGAAACGACTTGCTGGAGCTGGAGTTTGACGATATGGAGGCCGATTCCAAATCGTACTACTACCGCGTCATTCAATGCGATGTCAATTGGAAGCCCACCCCCCTTTCGGAACTGGATTACATCGAGGGTTACGCCAATGACCTGCTGCGCGAATACCACAACTCGTTCAAAACCACCACGTCTTTTTCACACTATCGGCTCATTTTGCCCAATGAAAATACCCGCATTACCCGTTCGGGCAATTACATCTTACAGATTTACGAAAACCTCGACAAAGAAGTGACTGTTTTGACCCGCCGCTTCATCGTGTTGGAAAACAAGGCTTTTATCTCTGCCAAATTGGTGCCCCCCGCTGCGGTAGGCAAATTCAGAACCCATCAGGAAATTGACTTTGAAGTCAGTGTAGACAAACTGCCCGTGGGCAACATGCGTCAGGAAATCAAAGCGACGATTTTGCAAAACAACCGTTGGGACAATGCCGTACACGGCTTGATCCCCAACTTTAACCGCCTCAACAACCTGGTTTGGGATTATCAGGATAAAGTGGTGTTCCCCGCTGGCAAAGAATTCCGCTGGCTAGACATGCGCAGCCTGTTTCTTTTTGGTTCTCAAATTGCCTCCATCAATCGGGTCAATAGCCGTTACGAGATCATCATGAAAGAAGATCAGGTACAGGAAAGTTCGCAGTATTTCCAGATTTTTGACCTCAACGGCGATTACGTAGTGGGCAACTCCGACCAAAGGGGGATGCGCCTCAATGAAAACTTACAACGCCGCCCCAACCTGAACGTTGAAGGCAGTAAGCCCAATCCGGCTGACTGGCGCGATTTGGCGCAGGACGAGTCCAACCATTTCAACAATTCCGTAGGCAGTGATTACGCCGAGGTACAATTTTCACTGGGCATGAACGAGCCGCTCGACAATCAGGATCTATATCTCGTTGGTCGGTTCAATGATTGGCAGATGCAGCCCCAGTACAAAATGAGCTTCGACAATGTGCTGCAAGCCTATACCTTGCGCACGCCGCTGAAACAGGGCTATTACAATTACGCCTACGCAGCGAAACCCAAAAACAGTACCAATGCAGTGGCCAATTTTAGCCCCATCGATGGCGACTGGTGGGAAACCGAAAACGTGTACACCATCATCATTTATTACCGGCCGTTTGGCGAACGATACGACCGGGTAATTGGCATGGCGCAGGTTCAATCTGGGATTCGGTAGAATTTCTGTGTCCCTTATCTATTATAACCGCCTTTTTATATAAAAAAATCGACCTTTCGGAGTTGCTTGCCTAGTATTGTAGCGTGTTAAAATTTTTAAGATTTTGCAAGCGTCCAACGCGCTAAAATGACTAGAAGCATTATGTCAAACTTCGCCAAACTGAGCTTGAGTGGATTGTTAAGTCTGCTGATCTGTGTGGGAATAAATGCCCAACAACGCTGGAGTCTTCAACAATGTGTAGAATATGCCACTCAAAACAGCATCTCCATCAAGCAGGCTCAAAACCAGATCCGCAATACGGAACTTCAACTCAAACAGAACCAGGCCAACCGGCTACCACAAATAAATGCCTCGACAGGTGGTAACATTCAGTTTGGACGTACCATCGACCCGACGACAAACTCCTTTAACTCGCAAAACATCACCAGTAATAGTCTTTCCCTTTCGGCAGGCGTTCCGGTGTACAATGGCGGGCAAATCAAAAACAGCATCAAGCAAAGTCGCATTGATGTGGAAGCCATCCGCTACGACGCTGCCACTGCTGCAAACAACATTGCGCTGAGTGTCGCGGCGGGCTACCTCAATGTGCTGCTTGCAGAAGAACAACTGGCCATCGCCAAAACCCAATTGGATCAATCGCGTTTGCAATTGACGCAGACCGAAAAACTAATCGAAGCGGGGGCACGGCCACGCAACGAAAAATTGGACGCACAGGCACAGGTTGCACTCAACGAGCAAACCGTGGTAGATGCAGAAAACCAGGTCATCCTCAATACCTTATCGCTGAAACAACTGATGCTGCTCGACCCCGCGCAGGAATTAGTGATTGATCGCCCCCAAATCGTGGTTCCGGTAGACGCCAATCCAGATGCTTTTGTGCTGGAGGAAATTTATGTAGGTGCAATGGGAACTCAGCCCCAAATCCTGGCTGGCCTAAAACGCCGGGAAAGCGCTATAGTCGGTATTGACCTGGCTAAAGCTGGAATGTTGCCTTCTTTGTCCTTTTTTGGCAACCTCAATTCTTATGCTTCCAGTCGGGCGTACAACTATTCTTTTACCAACCAAAGAATCAGTCAAACTGCCTTTTTTAATGGCCAACCCGTTACCTTTGAAATTGAATCCCAAATTCCAGTTCAATTAAGCAAACAAGCCTGGGCCGATCAAATCAATCAAAACTTTGGTCAAAGTTTGGGTATGCAATTGTCGATCCCCATCTTCAACAACAACCGCAACCGCATCAACATGGAGCGGGCCAAAATCAACGTGATTGGGGTTGAGCTGACCAATCAACAAGCGCAGCAACAGCTGAAGACCGATATCCAAACCGCCATTGCCAATGCCCGTGCAGCACGGCGTTCACTCCTCGCCGCTCAGGCAGCGGAAGAAGCATCGCGCCTCGCCTTGGAAAATGCCCAACAACGATTCGAAATTGGTGCGGCCAATCAGCTGGATTTCAATACTGCCCGCAACAACTTATCGCGCGCACAAATGGACCTGACCCGCGCCAAATACCAGTACGTTTTTAACGTCAAACAGGTAGAATTCTACCAAGGCAAAAAAATAACCCTTAACTAACTAACACCAGCGGCAACCCACGACTTCAGTCGTGGGAGCCACAAGAAAAAACAACCCATGACTTTAGTCGTGGGCAAAAACATAACCCATACCTTTAGTCGTGGGCAAAAACACTATACACAACGCAATAAATCATGGCAAAGAAAAAACGCAATAATTGGCTTATCTACGGATTGGTAGCCCTACTGGTTGTCTTGGTCGCAGTTGCCGCCATCCAAGCACGCAATAAACCGAAAGGAGAAAAAGTAACGGCGGAAGAAGCGGATTTCCGCACCATCAAAGAAGTGGTTGCTGCCAGTGGCAAGGTTTTTCCACAAACTGAAGTAAAAATCAGCTCCGACGTTTCCGGGGAAATTGTCGAGTTGTTTATCAAGGAAGGAGACTCCGTACGGATCGGCCAGGTTTTGGCCCGTATCGACCCGGATGTGTACCAATCTCAGGTAGAACAAGGAATGGCTTCATTGAACCAGGCCAAAGCCCAGGAAGCCAACGCCCGGGCGCAAATCGAAAGCCAACGCGGCCAACGGGAGCAGATCCTGGCCAATTTGGAAAATGCCCGTGAAATACACAAACGCAATGAAAAGCTGTTCAAAAGCGGGGTGATTTCGGAAGCAGATTATCAAGCCTCATTGTCCAATATGCGGGCATTGGAAGCCAACGTAAAAGGATCAGAAGCAAGCATCAAGTCGGCTCAGGAAAGCGCCAACGGGGCCCGTTTCTCGATCCAAAGTTCGGAAGCAACGTTAAAACAGTTGCGCACCAGCCTCAAACGCACCACCATTTATTCCCCCACCAATGGCATCGTCTCGATGCTCAATGTGGAAAAAGGCGAACGGGTAGT includes these proteins:
- the pdxH gene encoding pyridoxamine 5'-phosphate oxidase codes for the protein MIKNIAHLRQDYSAATLDIADTRSNPIDQFAHWFEEALNAEVKEPNAFTLATINAEGRPRARVVLLKGFDHEGFVFYTNYNSAKAQELLDYPYAALCFVWLELERQVRIEGRIEKVSAETSREYFQSRPKQSQIGAWASPQSTIITDRAILDAEMERLEQQYANEEVLPLPPHWGGYLVRPDLVEFWQGRRSRLHDRVQYRLENVGWVKELLAP
- a CDS encoding DUF5103 domain-containing protein, producing MLRFFILSLGLSFCLVQAIDAQDPALRYEDYIYQTNIRSVKLTQKGLYLSQPILTLDGNDLLELEFDDMEADSKSYYYRVIQCDVNWKPTPLSELDYIEGYANDLLREYHNSFKTTTSFSHYRLILPNENTRITRSGNYILQIYENLDKEVTVLTRRFIVLENKAFISAKLVPPAAVGKFRTHQEIDFEVSVDKLPVGNMRQEIKATILQNNRWDNAVHGLIPNFNRLNNLVWDYQDKVVFPAGKEFRWLDMRSLFLFGSQIASINRVNSRYEIIMKEDQVQESSQYFQIFDLNGDYVVGNSDQRGMRLNENLQRRPNLNVEGSKPNPADWRDLAQDESNHFNNSVGSDYAEVQFSLGMNEPLDNQDLYLVGRFNDWQMQPQYKMSFDNVLQAYTLRTPLKQGYYNYAYAAKPKNSTNAVANFSPIDGDWWETENVYTIIIYYRPFGERYDRVIGMAQVQSGIR
- a CDS encoding TolC family protein; translated protein: MTRSIMSNFAKLSLSGLLSLLICVGINAQQRWSLQQCVEYATQNSISIKQAQNQIRNTELQLKQNQANRLPQINASTGGNIQFGRTIDPTTNSFNSQNITSNSLSLSAGVPVYNGGQIKNSIKQSRIDVEAIRYDAATAANNIALSVAAGYLNVLLAEEQLAIAKTQLDQSRLQLTQTEKLIEAGARPRNEKLDAQAQVALNEQTVVDAENQVILNTLSLKQLMLLDPAQELVIDRPQIVVPVDANPDAFVLEEIYVGAMGTQPQILAGLKRRESAIVGIDLAKAGMLPSLSFFGNLNSYASSRAYNYSFTNQRISQTAFFNGQPVTFEIESQIPVQLSKQAWADQINQNFGQSLGMQLSIPIFNNNRNRINMERAKINVIGVELTNQQAQQQLKTDIQTAIANARAARRSLLAAQAAEEASRLALENAQQRFEIGAANQLDFNTARNNLSRAQMDLTRAKYQYVFNVKQVEFYQGKKITLN
- a CDS encoding nucleotidyltransferase family protein, giving the protein MKKDHAAYPSTGIVILAAGASTRMGQPKQLLQVGEESLLQRAVRIALSTPYRPVVVVLGANREQIEPSLQGLEVLRVYNPDWATGMGGSIATGLAHLLQQAPALQQVLILVGDQPLLDSAHLLTLVNATNNGTCPMVVSRYANTTGVPALFDQSLFADLLALHGAQGAKSVIQKHVDQAAIVDFAAGALDIDTPEEWATFLAKNHAKKEDL